ATGGAGGACATGGACAATGGCAGCTGAGTTGGGAATTAGGGATGAAGAGACTTTCAGTAACATAGGCCTGGGTGGGAGAAACAGGGCAGAATAATTGGGGACCTCATAGAAGCACAGACAGGTGCAGAGGGTACCTTGAGAAATGCTTCAAGAAACAGTAGCATCAGGGGAACAAGGAGCAGGAAGGTAAGGAGAAAAGTTTGAGGGGTCTTTTATACTAGGAAGACCAAGATGGATAGTTAAGTTTAGGAGAAAAATAGGGAGTGTGGGTGTATTTTCTAACCTTTTTTGTTTCTGTGGCATGAAAAATCAGAGGTTTTGGATACTTACCATACCTTTTTGCCTTCAGACTTTCAAGGCAGGTCACTTTCTAGGATTCTTGAATAGCAAATTCAagtaaacaaatttttattaatcgCTTGCTATGTGTAAGGCTCTGGACTAGgctgaggatacaaaggcaaaacaatgaaatagtccttgccctgcaaaaacttacattctactaaaTTAGCAAGGCCAGATTTGGGAAGCTTTatgtttttcttaataatttataGGGTGAAGAATAGATGATCTAGAATATCCTTTTCAATACTAAATCTATGGTTTTACATCTGCATTTTTTACCAACTTTTGCCTTTAGAGATACTTGAGGCTCTCTACAAGACATTCACTTCGTATTTTTGAAAATAGTATCAGTTACAAAAAAATCactcaaactttttttattttttttaagaataggtGGCCCCATCTCACCCAGGCTAAAAGTGCAGGGGTTACTCATGGTCCACTCCCAGTACTGACTGGCACAGTTATTTTGactggtcacacacacacacacacacacacacacacacacacacacacacacacacacacacagaggaaccTATCAGATTAATGCTAAATTTAGTGTGGGCACCTAATCAGCACCTGTAAATCAGACTCTTAGGCACAAGAGATCTGCCATCTTCAGCCTCCCTGATAGCTGCAATTACAGACCTGTGCCACAACACCCATAAATCCTTTCTTCcagaaataaacattttagaatgcAATAGTCAAGAgtaccaaattaaaaatcaccTTAAACTTTCCTTTCTCCAACTTTCCCCATCTCCAGTGGCTCTCAGAAACTGTCTTTCAGGTACAAAAATCGAGGAATGTATCAACACATTTTCCTTGCTGGTCAAAGGTTTTCTTTTGGGGCATAAAGTATGTGGCTTCATATTTACTGGAATATGGTTTGGTACAAACACAGGGTTCTCATTTTCAGGAGCACAGGAAACAGGAGCAAACTGACCAACATAGGAAGTGGTAGAAGGATATCGCCTGCAAAGAAGTTTATTCATCTGAATAGTGAAGGAAGAAGGTGATGTATCCAAGTCTGGTTTTTGTTGACTTGGACACTCTTGAGAATGACTGATGCCTTCAAATGCACGGTCAATAGCTGCTGTCAGCTCCTTTCTGCATCTTCTTAGCTTTTCAGACATTTCACCTAAAAATGGCCATGGTTCCATTATACAGGGTGTAAAACAAGAACatataaaatggcaggaaatacttCTCAAGAACCACACCAATcaccctccttcctcctctgctGTAATCCCTGTAAATCCATATACCTAGACTTCACCGAGCATTCACTTAGCCTTAACCGCTGCCTGTGGCTATGATTTTAATGTCAGTAGGAAGGTCCACCTACCCCCAAACTTCTTTGTATCAAGCTGAGGGCTCTACTACCTGGTGCTTAAATTTAATAGAATCATTATCTAATAATTCCAGCTAACACCCACTGAAATTGAGTGACCATACAAATCACAGAGGTCCCAAGTAGTAGAGTCAGAATTCAAAATCAGGCCCTCTTACTCCAAAACTTTTTTCTACCCCCTTTGAGGTTTTgaagacttttttcttctttctagtaCCCTGGGAAGCATAACATCTTTACTCATCAGTTAGCAGCTAACAAGATAACAGTATATGCTTCCAGCTAATGAGCCTGTTCATAGGACAAAAGATTTAAGAGATGTAAGGGATCTGATGAGACAGCTAATCAAATgtccttatttaacagatgagggaaTGAAGGATCTAAGAGCTTCTCCAATTCATACAAGTAACAAGAAGCAGGGCTCGGAGTTGGAAGCAGGTCCCTTGACTCCACACCCCATATCTTCTTTCCACTTTACAATGTTTTTAAACACCCTTCTAAACATTTgttatgtgatcatgggcaaatcactgatCCCCTCAGAGCCTCAAGCttttcttgtttataaaatggctacaaaggaggcagctaggtggcgcagtggatagagcaccagccctgaagtcaggaggacctgagttcgaatagagtctcagacacttaacacttcttatttgtgtgaccctgggcaagtcacaatcccaattgcctcagcaaaaaaaaaaaaaaaaaaaaaaaaaaaaaggctatgaTACTTCCTTGaacattaaaataatatgttAATCACAATGTGGagacttttttctttgatattttacaACATTCTTGTGAAGAAACTAATTGGCAAATGTGAAAAGTCTAAATGAATGTTGTTATTCTGACCAGAATCCACAACTAGTTGAAAGGCCTTTCAGGAAGGGAATACTGGACAGGATGGAATAGGCAGAGTGAAATTTCCTGAAATGGAAATCTTTTAAGGATCCTTCTAATAAATGAAGTGCTACATCAGAAGTCAGaatgatttgagttcaaattcaatctcaaaaAACCTTGTTActatggccaagtcacttaaccttatctgtagaatgaagtTAATGATAGTAGCACCCATCTTTCCAGGGTTTCTATGAGGATAAAATTAGTTAATATCTGTACAGTGGtgtgggggtgggaggggagaagggaggagatcTTTCTGGACTCATTGAGCTTCTGTACTTTTGTTGTTATATAGGAAGTTggttttgttggtttgttttgttcccccccccccttttcagtcttcaataaatgaattttaaacacacacacaaatatatttgtacCATGGCATGCAAACCTTTTTATAGAAGTGCTAGCTATTagctattctttttctccctcaatgTTTTCTTTACCATAATTCTCCAGTGCCCATTCAAAATGAGATATAAATTGTCTGGGGGAAGGCTCCAAATGTAACatgaaaagagaagacaaagCTGTCTTTAAGAACTGAATTTTTGCCCTAAAGCAAATGCAATTCATCTGCAGCTTGCCTCTGAATCATATCATGTCTGCTTCAACTCACTAATAAACTGAGTGCTTTGGGCATAACACAGTAATGGCTTCTAGCACTGCTATCACAGAAAAGGCTATCTAGCACCCCATCAACCCTGCCAAGATTCAGATGCTGTAATAGATCTGACATCCATAAAGAGATCTTTTTATATAAATAGGCTCCAGCCCtacattttcaccttttctacATCTTCCTTGCACCTTCTTCCCTCTTACTGAATCTATCATACGTCTGGCCCTCATCTCTTTTAGCCTAAATTACTTCATCCTAGTGGATCATTATTGAATTCCTGATTTTGAATATAGTCTTTCAACATCTGCTGCTGCCCCTAAATTATCTTATATATGCTCTAGAGACCAGGCCTGCTCTGTCTCCTTCTCACCATGTTTTATTAAGACCCTTTGCAATCCCTTGCCCATGCCTTTTATCCCACGTCTGGAGTGAATAATACCTCCTCTCttactcctcccctccccccatttctgCAGTCTTTCAAAGCTTTGCATCAGAGAGCTAACTGCTCTCTTGCCTTCTCTATCTTCAGGAAAGAAATCTTTCCTCAGATTTCTCAAACCCTCAACAGATCCTTTTCACTTCTTTTCCCTTGTTTCGGTTATTTATGCAGGCTTCTTTCCCATTAAATTGTACGTGCCTTGGGAGCAGAGCCTGTGTCTATCCTCATCACCCACCTCTCActtaactagcatttattgacGACTCTGTGTTAGGCTTAATGCTTAATCTCAGGTAatccaaagaaaagcaaacagcctctgctctcaaggagctcacagaatAATGGGGAGACAATTCACAAACACGTTAAATACACagcgcctcccctcccccctccccgggaATGCTTCATGTTTGTGGAATTAAATTAGTAACGAACTAAATTCTCTAACCAGATTTAGGGGCAGGGGATTGGTGGGAAATAAAGGCAGCAGCTGCTGGTGTAGGCAGAGGATCTTGCTCCCCAGGAGCACAGCAGCCTCCCTCGACTGCCCCCTTCAGGGACCCCCGTTATGGAAAGGACGGCCATACAGTTCAGAGAAACCCTGGTCAGGAGCGGCCTGACATCACGTCTAGTCGGACGACTCGCAATCGGCCATCTCACACCCATGGGTGACTAGTTCAAAACGCTACAAGCTCTTCCTCCCCAGAGGCGCCCCTCTGCAGAGCTGGGCCGAGACAGTCAGGATCCCCGGGCGAGCCCCCTCCTCACAATCCAGTTCGGAGGACTCCCAGGTTTCCGAGGGTCCCAGGCCCAGGGATCTAGGCGGtagcccccgccccgcccccacaCTGCCGGGCCGCGAGCAGCCTTCCGCCGCCGTTACCGCCGGTCTGGTGGTACGGAGCCCGGCCTGCCCTAGCTCTGGACCCAGCCTTCTAAATCTGGCCCAGGGTACGGAGGGCCCCTCACTGACAGCAGACGGGGG
This sequence is a window from Sminthopsis crassicaudata isolate SCR6 chromosome 1, ASM4859323v1, whole genome shotgun sequence. Protein-coding genes within it:
- the C1H3orf62 gene encoding uncharacterized protein C3orf62 homolog isoform X2; its protein translation is MSEKLRRCRKELTAAIDRAFEGISHSQECPSQQKPDLDTSPSSFTIQMNKLLCRRYPSTTSYVGQFAPVSCAPENENPVFVPNHIPVNMKPHTLCPKRKPLTSKENVLIHSSIFVPERQFLRATGDGESWRKESLRKDVDRYLKVEANVPLNNSNQEITKDLLDMIDHTSIRTIEELAGKLEFENELNRVCSRSEDSPFKEEVLALFMDESPHKATEAEASCLKPTFDDQNIIETVLDLEEDYNLMTSFKYHIK
- the C1H3orf62 gene encoding uncharacterized protein C3orf62 homolog isoform X1, producing the protein MEPWPFLGEMSEKLRRCRKELTAAIDRAFEGISHSQECPSQQKPDLDTSPSSFTIQMNKLLCRRYPSTTSYVGQFAPVSCAPENENPVFVPNHIPVNMKPHTLCPKRKPLTSKENVLIHSSIFVPERQFLRATGDGESWRKESLRKDVDRYLKVEANVPLNNSNQEITKDLLDMIDHTSIRTIEELAGKLEFENELNRVCSRSEDSPFKEEVLALFMDESPHKATEAEASCLKPTFDDQNIIETVLDLEEDYNLMTSFKYHIK